From Diospyros lotus cultivar Yz01 chromosome 4, ASM1463336v1, whole genome shotgun sequence, a single genomic window includes:
- the LOC127798820 gene encoding classical arabinogalactan protein 5 — MAYSTVALALMFALVAGSAIAQSPGAAPTTSPVASPPKVSAAPTPSVKPPTSSPTSAPTISPPTASPVSSPPSPPTGPVSSPAGTPHLSPSPISSPGPSPTSTPGNSAVLNGVTLSGSAAVMFFAATLLL; from the coding sequence ATGGCGTACTCGACAGTTGCGTTGGCGTTGATGTTCGCTTTGGTGGCCGGATCGGCCATCGCTCAATCTCCGGGAGCCGCGCCGACTACTTCTCCAGTTGCCTCGCCCCCCAAGGTGTCGGCGGCGCCAACTCCGTCCGTGAAACCACCGACCTCCTCTCCAACCTCTGCTCCGACCATCTCGCCGCCGACCGCGTCTCCGGTTTCCTCTCCCCCTTCTCCTCCCACTGGCCCCGTCTCGTCTCCCGCAGGCACGCCCCACCTGTCTCCGTCCCCGATCTCATCTCCCGGCCCGTCCCCGACCTCCACTCCGGGTAACTCGGCCGTGCTGAATGGAGTCACTCTTTCCGGCTCCGCTGCCGTGATGTTCTTCGCCGCGACGTTGTTGCTGTAG
- the LOC127800355 gene encoding blue copper protein-like isoform X2, which yields MASFGAGIVNLLMMVVCSAVPSLATVYAVGDLTGWTMGVDYSAWTTGKTFMLGDTLVSRSDYKTCTVGNSITTDNSGSTTIALKTAGTHYYICGVIGHCGSGMKLAVTVAGGAASAAVPPPGNATAAAASTPPTMVVTTPPATVLQSSSAAGTLSRVVPVLVLSVAVFQFALSQL from the exons ATGGCAAGTTTTGGTGCTGGAATTGTGAATCTGCTGATGATGGTTGTGTGTTCAGCAGTGCCTAGTTTGGCCACAGTTTACGCAGTTGGGGACTTAACGGGATGGACAATGGGCGTTGATTACAGCGCCTGGACCACTGGAAAGACCTTCATGCTTGGTGACACTCTAG TGAGTAGAAGCGACTACAAGACTTGCACTGTGGGGAATTCCATCACCACAGATAATAGTGGCTCCACCACCATAGCTCTCAAGACTGCCGGCACCCATTACTACATTTGTGGAGTAATTGGCCACTGTGGCAGTGGCATGAAGCTGGCAGTCACCGTGGCCGGTGGAGCCGCCTCTGCCGCAGTGCCGCCTCCTGGTAACGCCACCGCCGCTGCTGCCTCAACACCACCGACAATGGTGGTTACCACGCCTCCCGCCACTGTTCTACAGTCATCTTCAGCCGCCGGGACCCTCTCTCGTGTTGTACCTGTTCTTGTTTTGTCGGTCGCAGTGTTTCAGTTTGCTCTCTCACAATTGTGA
- the LOC127800355 gene encoding blue copper protein-like isoform X1, which produces MASFGAGIVNLLMMVVCSAVPSLATVYAVGDLTGWTMGVDYSAWTTGKTFMLGDTLVFNYGSGHTVDEVSRSDYKTCTVGNSITTDNSGSTTIALKTAGTHYYICGVIGHCGSGMKLAVTVAGGAASAAVPPPGNATAAAASTPPTMVVTTPPATVLQSSSAAGTLSRVVPVLVLSVAVFQFALSQL; this is translated from the exons ATGGCAAGTTTTGGTGCTGGAATTGTGAATCTGCTGATGATGGTTGTGTGTTCAGCAGTGCCTAGTTTGGCCACAGTTTACGCAGTTGGGGACTTAACGGGATGGACAATGGGCGTTGATTACAGCGCCTGGACCACTGGAAAGACCTTCATGCTTGGTGACACTCTAG TGTTTAATTATGGAAGTGGGCATACTGTGGATGAAGTGAGTAGAAGCGACTACAAGACTTGCACTGTGGGGAATTCCATCACCACAGATAATAGTGGCTCCACCACCATAGCTCTCAAGACTGCCGGCACCCATTACTACATTTGTGGAGTAATTGGCCACTGTGGCAGTGGCATGAAGCTGGCAGTCACCGTGGCCGGTGGAGCCGCCTCTGCCGCAGTGCCGCCTCCTGGTAACGCCACCGCCGCTGCTGCCTCAACACCACCGACAATGGTGGTTACCACGCCTCCCGCCACTGTTCTACAGTCATCTTCAGCCGCCGGGACCCTCTCTCGTGTTGTACCTGTTCTTGTTTTGTCGGTCGCAGTGTTTCAGTTTGCTCTCTCACAATTGTGA